One region of Pyramidobacter sp. YE332 genomic DNA includes:
- a CDS encoding efflux RND transporter periplasmic adaptor subunit, with the protein MKLKRIVTLLAVVALSCGGVYWYSERRAASADVSYRTAVAARGSLRSVIQATGTLSAEETVDVGTQISGTINDIYVDYNDKVAQGQLIAVMDDRTQQAEVDMARANVLSAKADLAKAKATLLKADRDLKRTRELIRKDLIARSELDADVASQSTASADVMAAQARVAQYEATLRKAEINLGYTKIYSPVDGVVVAKNVEKGQTVAASYQTPSIAEIARDLKQMQVEVNVDEADIGSVKVGQDAEFTVDAYADTTFSGKVTQVRISPSTSENVVSYTVIVKVANDEEKLMPGMTANVSLVVTEKKDVLLVPNAALRFRPVVSTEIAMGPPSRRGTVAVAETPGVYVLLGKKPAKIEVEKGISDGDRTEILSGLEEGARVLVGFNLQAEKKK; encoded by the coding sequence ATGAAACTGAAAAGGATCGTCACGCTTCTTGCCGTCGTCGCGCTCAGCTGCGGCGGCGTGTACTGGTACAGCGAACGGCGCGCCGCCAGCGCCGACGTGAGCTACCGCACGGCCGTCGCCGCCCGCGGTTCGCTGCGCAGCGTCATCCAGGCCACCGGCACCCTGAGCGCCGAGGAGACCGTTGACGTCGGCACGCAGATCAGCGGCACCATCAACGACATCTACGTCGACTACAACGACAAGGTCGCGCAGGGACAGCTCATCGCCGTGATGGACGACCGCACCCAGCAGGCCGAAGTCGACATGGCCAGGGCCAACGTCCTCTCCGCCAAGGCGGACTTGGCCAAGGCGAAGGCCACGCTGCTCAAGGCCGACCGCGACCTGAAGCGCACTCGCGAGCTGATCAGAAAAGATCTGATCGCCCGCAGCGAGCTCGACGCCGACGTGGCTTCCCAGTCGACGGCCAGCGCCGACGTGATGGCCGCGCAGGCGCGCGTGGCCCAGTACGAGGCCACGCTGCGCAAGGCCGAGATCAACCTCGGTTACACGAAGATCTATTCGCCCGTCGACGGCGTCGTCGTGGCCAAGAACGTGGAAAAGGGACAGACCGTGGCTGCCAGCTATCAGACGCCCAGCATCGCCGAGATCGCCCGCGACCTCAAGCAGATGCAGGTCGAAGTCAACGTCGACGAAGCCGACATCGGCAGCGTCAAAGTGGGGCAGGACGCCGAATTCACCGTCGACGCCTACGCCGACACGACGTTCTCCGGCAAGGTCACGCAGGTGCGCATCTCGCCCAGCACCAGCGAAAACGTCGTCAGCTACACGGTGATCGTCAAGGTCGCCAACGACGAAGAAAAGCTGATGCCCGGCATGACGGCCAACGTCTCGCTGGTCGTCACCGAGAAGAAAGACGTCCTGCTCGTGCCCAACGCGGCGCTGCGCTTCCGCCCCGTCGTCAGCACCGAAATCGCCATGGGGCCGCCCTCCCGCCGCGGCACCGTGGCCGTGGCGGAGACGCCCGGCGTGTACGTGCTGCTCGGCAAAAAGCCCGCCAAGATCGAAGTGGAGAAGGGCATCAGCGACGGCGACCGCACCGAGATCCTTTCCGGCCTCGAGGAAGGCGCGAGGGTGCTGGTCGGCTTCAACCTGCAAGCGGAAAAGAAGAAATAA
- a CDS encoding ABC transporter ATP-binding protein codes for MPLVELRNVKKSFRLGGGQVEILHGIDLVVEKGEFVAMMGPSGSGKSTTMNILGCLDKPTSGQYFLDGRDVSELNRDELAAIRNSTIGFVFQGFNLLQRTSAVENVELPMLYAGVHARERRERAVEALARMGLGERLYHEPSQLSGGQQQRVAIARGIVNHAPILMADEPTGNLDSKTSDEIMRLFQRLNREEGITIILVTHEPDVAAFAGRELLFRDGVILEDRLNEHRRT; via the coding sequence ATGCCGCTCGTCGAGCTGAGAAACGTCAAAAAAAGCTTCCGCCTCGGCGGCGGGCAGGTGGAGATCCTCCACGGCATCGATCTCGTCGTGGAAAAGGGCGAATTCGTCGCCATGATGGGGCCGTCGGGGTCGGGCAAGTCGACGACCATGAACATCCTCGGCTGCCTCGACAAGCCCACGTCCGGCCAATATTTCCTCGACGGCCGCGACGTCTCGGAACTGAACCGCGACGAGCTCGCGGCGATCCGCAACAGCACCATCGGTTTCGTGTTCCAGGGCTTCAACCTGCTGCAGCGCACCAGCGCCGTCGAAAACGTCGAGCTGCCCATGCTCTACGCCGGCGTCCATGCCAGGGAGCGCCGCGAGCGCGCCGTGGAAGCCCTGGCGCGCATGGGGCTGGGCGAGCGCCTGTATCACGAGCCGAGCCAGCTTTCCGGCGGCCAGCAGCAGCGCGTCGCCATCGCCCGCGGCATCGTCAACCACGCCCCGATCCTGATGGCCGACGAACCGACGGGCAACCTCGACTCCAAGACCAGCGACGAGATCATGCGCCTGTTCCAGCGGCTCAACCGCGAAGAAGGCATCACCATCATCCTCGTCACCCACGAACCGGACGTGGCGGCCTTCGCCGGGCGCGAGCTGCTCTTCCGCGACGGCGTGATCCTCGAAGACCGGCTTAACGAACATCGGCGCACTTAA
- a CDS encoding TolC family protein — MRKKTGALALGGCLLLLGVPAMAGEKLTLAQCVEKALASHPSLTAAEGTAESRHAAASLSASGSRLKASATGSYARNGSTKGANSGGSDGDWSTGVSLSQTVYDWGKTKASVKSAKLGEKAARETLERTRESVVADVRDAYYSLNKAVRDTAVQNEQVKNYQQRLDWAKSYYSAGAKAKIEVTKAETDLANAKLSLIKAESAAEQYKARLASAMGTPELEIDGVADELEYERWDIALGDALKRAAANRADLAAQDLLVDKAKTDVTAAKLNNAPDLTASAGYSFGGSGFYDDDQWNARLSLSIPIGDGGETKARVAGATADLKVARANRDKLAQDVVLDVRQAWQSLRESAASIDAARAAERQARENLDLALSRYRAGVGDSLEISDAVDAYAQSQTTLIASLYNHKEARLSLEKAMGEVSGS; from the coding sequence ATGAGGAAAAAAACCGGCGCTCTGGCTTTGGGCGGCTGCCTGCTTCTGCTCGGCGTCCCCGCCATGGCCGGCGAAAAACTGACGCTGGCGCAGTGCGTCGAAAAGGCGCTGGCCTCCCATCCCAGCCTGACGGCCGCCGAAGGAACGGCGGAATCGCGCCATGCCGCCGCCTCGCTCTCCGCATCCGGCAGCCGGCTGAAAGCCAGCGCGACGGGTTCTTACGCGCGCAACGGTTCCACCAAGGGAGCGAACAGCGGCGGCAGCGACGGCGACTGGAGCACCGGCGTTTCGCTCTCGCAGACGGTGTACGACTGGGGCAAGACGAAGGCGTCCGTGAAAAGCGCCAAGCTCGGCGAAAAAGCCGCGCGGGAAACGCTGGAACGCACCCGCGAGAGCGTGGTCGCCGACGTGCGCGACGCCTATTACAGCCTGAACAAGGCCGTGCGCGACACGGCGGTGCAAAACGAACAGGTGAAAAATTACCAGCAACGCCTCGATTGGGCCAAATCCTACTATTCGGCCGGCGCCAAGGCCAAAATCGAAGTCACCAAGGCCGAGACCGACCTGGCCAACGCCAAACTCTCGCTGATCAAGGCCGAGTCCGCGGCGGAGCAGTACAAGGCCCGGCTCGCCTCGGCGATGGGAACGCCCGAACTGGAAATCGACGGCGTCGCCGACGAACTGGAATACGAACGATGGGACATCGCCCTCGGCGACGCGCTGAAGCGCGCGGCCGCGAACCGCGCCGACCTGGCCGCTCAGGATCTGCTGGTGGACAAGGCGAAGACCGACGTGACCGCGGCGAAGCTGAACAATGCCCCCGATCTGACCGCCAGCGCCGGCTACAGCTTCGGCGGCTCGGGATTTTACGACGACGACCAGTGGAACGCCAGGCTCAGCCTGTCGATCCCGATCGGCGACGGCGGCGAGACGAAAGCGCGCGTGGCCGGCGCCACAGCCGATCTGAAAGTGGCGCGGGCCAACCGCGACAAGCTGGCGCAGGACGTCGTGCTCGACGTGCGCCAGGCCTGGCAGAGCCTTCGGGAAAGCGCCGCTTCCATCGACGCCGCCCGCGCGGCGGAGCGGCAGGCCCGCGAAAATCTCGATCTGGCGCTGAGCCGCTACCGGGCTGGCGTGGGCGACAGCCTGGAGATTTCCGACGCCGTCGACGCTTACGCGCAATCGCAGACGACGCTGATCGCGAGCCTTTACAATCACAAGGAGGCGCGGCTCAGCCTCGAGAAAGCCATGGGGGAGGTTTCCGGATCATGA